TCCAGAGGGCTTTGGGTGGCCTGAGCTATTGGTGGCAAAAAGGTGGCAGCACAGTGCAGGCTTGTGGCAAAAGCCTTCCCCATCTTTGGTCCTCCTCACTCAGTCCCTAAACAACTCAGAGCAGCTCCTCCTGATGCAGAGGCTGCACTTTGTCTGCCGCCTGCCAAACGGTCTACATGGCACCTGCTTGGCTGTTGGTCCAGAAAGCAGCAGGAGACGACGCTGGAGCGGTTGTGGGGGTGGCTGAGGCTGCTTCTGAGGAAGGCTTTTGGGGTTTCTGCGTGGCGGCCACAGCTTCTGCCAGCTTCTCCACAGGTACCATGTTCAAGACTTTCAAGGCATAAAGGAGCTAGAACTTGGCTGTGCTGATGAAGGAATTCCCCAGGAAGGAAGGCAGCCCGCCCATGCGATCTTTCCGGTTGTACAGGGGCACTCGAACCATTCCCATCACCTGCAACAGCACAGGGAAATGCTATGTGACCGGAAAATACGACCATGCTGCAGCCCACCCTCACCCACAGTCATGCTTCCTCCAAGTTCCTAATTCTATGGTGcaacttgcctttccctgtgaTTCCCACATTCCCTACCGCTTGCCATGACCCACACCAAGCCCTCCACTAACGCCAAACTGCTGGTGCCTCATACACCTTCCCACAAAAAAATGGTCAGCAGAGGGCTCTTTTTCCTCTCTGCACTAGGAAAACCTTATATTGACATGACGACAGGATGGTATCAATGGGAAGGCAACCCTGAGCCACACccgagggctcccttttattagcaatctcACACTGGTAAATGATAAGTCCCACAGGAACAACTTCaaggaccaaataaggaaacctATAACGCAATGGTGGTACATCCACACCATATGACATGCTCCTACATAGGGCACCCTGGCAACACCCCAAAACCTccccacatgacatctccattgcgtacgtgctcatcctccatgcctctctctcatgcacccctCCCGTGCTCaccttgtgactttccagtacttttccaccactcctttgttttgctgtcccACTGACCTGTGTCTCCCATCCTGATGTTCCAGGGTCAGCGTGGTTTGCAAGCACTGTATTTCTAACCTTGGCGGAATcgacgtggtttgccagcgccaaTCCGGCCATATTCCCTACATGAAAGCCCCCACCCAGGGGAAGCCCTATCCAGGTGGGGCCATCCCTTTTCTGTGGAATGCTTTTCCCAAGAAGGCTTGCATGGCACCTTCATTGCGTATCTTGGTaagtgccaggtgaaaatgttcctcttcatccAGGCCTTCGGTTTCTAATCAGTCCATGGccgttggttggttggttgtttattatttagatttagacatttagatttagatttatttattgtcattgtccgtatatacacagtatacacaacaacgaaaatcaaacacccaaagaccggatttaccatacacatttgcacatatctccaacactctcatccttattaaaacataatctattaaaacataacataatccagagtataacataacctattaaaagcatacataacctaaaagcctgtctcattccttaatactcactgcttactattacttactactgaccctgagatcattattaagtgcaatcagagctcttggatagaaactattcagaaggcgtgtggttcgagttttcattatcctgtatcttctgcccgaaggcaacagttcaaaaaggttgtgagcaggatgggtgggatctctcaggatgttgtgtgacttcttcaaacagcgagacttgaagatctcgtccagggttggtagttggagcccaataacattctgggcaattttaattattctctgtaaagcttttttatccgttacagagctgctcccataccacgatagtatactataggttaagacactctcaatggtactgtgataataggacaggagtaggtgctgagatagattcaatcccctgagcattctcaggaaatacaacctcccctgcaccttcctcacagccatattaatattcagagtccatgagaggtcctcggagatgtaaatgcccaggtatttaaaactgccaaccctctccacctcctcgccatttatgtgcaatggtaaaaatacacttttctttctcctaaagtcaattataagttctttggtttttttggtgttaagcataagattattttctttattttctttaatttacttattagatttatataccaaattCATCAAAGGaactcggggcagttcacaaggAAAAAAACCAGAGAGAAAAGCACAAATAGTtaagaaacagcaaaacaaaaaatccccTTCCCACGTACACATTTacaaggctgtagaatattaatcagccaataACGGTAAAGGattcctggacagttaagtccagtcacatgTGACTacggggtgtggtgctcatcgcttttcaggccaagggagctggcatttgtccacagacagtttttcctggtcacgtggctagcatgactaactgcttctggtgcacagaggaccatgGTGAgtaccagagcgcacagaaacacattCAGCCCAAGTCCTGGctgaagagaaacgtttttacCCGATGCCTAAAAATAggcaatgaaggcgccaggtgaacctcctTGGGGAGTGTGtcccacaaatgggaagccactgcaaaaaaggggcattcttgtgttgccaccctccagacctcacaaagaggaacatgaagaagggcctcagatgctaACTACAGCATTGATTTATATATGGAGAGGCAGTCCTTcgggtattgtggtcctgagccgctTAATAGGCTTTATagctcaaaagcagcactttgaatcgggCTCTGTGCAGATGGGCCAAGATTGTGCTCAGACTGTCTTGCCCCGGTTCTGCACACAGtgatgtgtgtgtgatttgtctTTCCACCCTCACTTAcatgattttatttttgtgttttacgTTTTTATCTGTAGgctgccttgagttcctgtcGGCAGAgtgtaaatatataataataaatatataaaaataataatccgccCTGTGGTCTCTTGATGAAGGGactaaccagtgtggtgtagtagttaagagcagtagactcgtaatctggtgaaccgggttcgcatctccgctcctccacatgcagctgctgggtgaccttggggggccagtcacacttctctgaagtctctcagccccactcacctcacagagtgtttgttgtgggggaggaagggaaaggagaatgtgagccgctttgagactccttcgggtagtgataaagcgggatatcaaatcctcttcttcttccccccccccaaaaaatgtttaggggtactcttattttcctactcatattgaaatactgcccctcattgaggccaaatttagattcacaaaatgtgtaggggtatgcgtacccctctatcccccccccccccagggaaaaaaaaccactgggaataactaataataatactggagAAGCCACAAGGGATGCTCAGGCGCCCGCCCCTCTGCACGCTCGCCTGGCCTCCCACGTGGGATGTTGAGCACGTGGTGTCCCTGTGCGGGCGGAGCCATCGCTCCCACATGCCGCGCCCCTCTCGGAAGCCACGCCCCTCACCAGGACGGCGTAGCGCAGCGGGATGCGGCCGAAGAGCATGCCGGGATGCGGGGCGAGGCAGGAGTGGCTCCATCGGGGCCCAGGCGGAGCGCCTCAGGGGCCTCAGCTCGGCCACGCCCAGCGGCTCCAGGGCCGTCCGGGGCGCAGCGAGACGCGGCTGCCCGACGGCGGGAGGAGCCGTTGGTCCCCTCAGCTCCGGCGGCGGCGACGGTTGGAGCGCGCGCGGGGGAGGTCGCGGCGTCCAATCGGGGCGCCGCGTGGCGGACTGGCAGCCGCTCGGCCCAATTGAGAGGCTGCTCGCCTCACAGCGGCTCCGCCTCGATACTCGATGGGGCGGGGCTAGACGGGGTTCCGCCCCTGCTGCTCCCCGTCCTGGGAAATGTGGTCCGCTCAGAGGCAGGGATCGGGCGAGGATgccctgggcatgtgcagagtgctgccTTCCCCTCCCGGGCCTGCTGGCGGCccagtttgtttttgttgtttttaataaagcatataaacattatttttaagggacaTAAGGTGGTGAAAAAAGAGTGTAATTTATGCTGCTTAGGGACTCTTTAGGTgacatttatttttcctttttaaattttatttttacattttacaatattaaacaataaatataaatcacACACAAATGCAGTGATGTTTTCTGCTACTTCCCTCTCTCCTGcggtttcttatttttttctaTGAAATCCTTACTGCATATCTTAATTTATCCTTTTTACCCATTCATTCTTTTTAATTCCCTTATAATCCTTATGGCTCCAGTTTATAtcaaccctgctaatgtttttagtTTTTTACAGTTTGTTTTCATATGTCCagtacatttcccccattctgcTACAAAGAGTTTATCATCCTGATATCTTAGTTCTCCAGTACgttttgccatctctgcgtaTTTCATCAGTTTTAGTTGCCAATCGTCTCTTTTTGGGATCAGCTCCTCTTTCCAGTTTTGTGCATATATCATTAGGGCAGCCGTGATAGCATGCATAGTTTTTTCTGATCTTTCGGCACCTCTTCAAGTAGGCCTATACCTTaaaggaaagcttctgtttttgttttttaacaaaaaacattttttccaattcattataaacaATTTTCCAGAAGGCTTTTGCAAACCACATGTGAAAAAgtaccctctttctctttacactttAAATTTGTACATTTTTGTCAGTTTGCTAGGTATCAAATAGCATCTATACAACATCTTCATGTAGTTTTCTTTTAATAcgtagcatgctgtaaattttaaatctcCTTTCCAAAGTCTTCCCCACGTTGCCATATCACTATTATAATTGGGTGACAAGTTTAATAAATGAATGGGATGAACTCGCAGAGGAAAGAGGAACGAGTTGACTGTGCGCAGAAGCCCTGTTTTAAGGTCCACCGGGGTCTCCCGGCTGGAAGAGTAAcctttaagaacatcagaagagtcctggatcagaccagtggcccttCCGGTGCAGTGCCGcctgctctcacaatggccaaggAGATGCCCTTCGTGGACtgcagcacaagagccctctcccctcctgtggtttccagcacctgggattcagaagccaccaacaaccctctcctcctccatgagtttgccccatcctcttttaaagccatccaagtcggcctcctgaggcagtgagttccatagttgaaccgTGTGTTGCGGTTTACATGTGCAATCTGCTTTTAGGTACCCAAGACAGATGCCATGGAGGCCCCGCCGGGGAGACCTGTGAAGGCAAAAAGGCTGCCTCTGCCGTGTGCGCGCCATGAACACCTGTCCCACCCGCGAAGCTGCTGTCCTCCCGATATTCCGAACTCCCCTTGGCCCCAAAGGTGCCAGGAAGGGCCACCTGGGGCAGAGGTCGGGCGGGGCCAGGCAGCCAAGAGGAGGCTTTAGAAGGCAGACTGGCTGCCAGGAGCTGCTTCTTAAGCCTCCCGGCAGCCACTTTTGGGACCCCAAAAACTTTCCAGGACCTGGTGATGTTGCGAGTAAATGCCTCTCTTTCTTCCCGCAGCGCAGCAGCTTTCCCAAGGTGGCGGCGTGTGGCGGCGGCTGAGACAAAAGGTGGCCTCGACAGCCAATGAAATGTggggctggcgggggggggggtggcagcctgAACAGGTTGCTTCTCTCCATCGCCTGCAAAGAGGCAGCCGGACGCGCCACTCTCTCCTGGCACTCGCAGAAGGCGGCCCACACCTCGCCTGTTGCTGCGGGGCAGCAGGTAGGcgcttggaggggagggggcacctggaacttgagggagggagggggctttgTTTCTTTTCAAAGTTTGCACACGGGGTGCACCCCAAaattggggggcgggcgggctagAGAGGAACGTAGAAACCTCATGCCTGATAACGATgcatctcctccaccccaccccccatcggctgcccccctccacctctctttAATTTTCCGGCCAGCTCGATGCTCCTTCCATTCAGCCCGGGACACCTCCTTGGTAAGAGTCCCCCTTCCTAACCTTGCTCCCTCCCCCCGTCCCAACTTCTCGCTGCTCCATGGTTCTGAGGGCGTTTTTTGCGCGTGGGTGGCAGTTGGCAGCTGCCTGGGTGCTCCCGGGCAAGGGTGCTCGCTCCTCAGAAGCAGAGAGACtgaaggaggaaggggggcactgccccacgCAGGTGGCACCAGAGGACGCGGCGGATTTAAAAACTCAGCTTCCTGTGAGCCGCCGCGCTCGAGTTGGTCTCCCGCAGGTGGGCGCAaggagggcggcagcagcagcagccttcgcgggcagggctggccaGGCGCGCAGCCGCCTGGGGTCTTCTAGCGCAGGGTGGCGGAGGACGAGGCCGTGTCGGGTTACAGCTGAGCTGTGCACTCCCCTAATGAATGTAAAGACGAAGCCTCGGCGGCTGCCACCTGCGCACCCTCCGAAACCGGATCGCTCGTCCCCAGGGAGCCGCTTCCCCAACCCACAGGCGGGCTGGCGAGGCCTCGGCGAATGGAGCCCGTGTAACCAAATGCGCCTGCGGGGGACCTGGCGGAGCAACAGCTTGTCCTTTGTCTCTGACCCTGCAGGAGAATTTCCCGTCCAACGCCCCCGTCGCCTTGCCTATCCGCTGGATCTCCTGGCGCAGGAGAAAAGGACGGCATCTGACTCGGGCCGTGGAGAATGTCCCTCGTAAGGCCGAAGGAGGGGCAGCAGCTGGGCGCAGAGCCCTGGGGCGCTTCCTGCGGGGCTGGCGCTGTGGACGACAGCCTCACCAACCTGCAGTGGCTGCAGGGCTTCTCTTTCCTCACCGCCAGTCCGGAGAAACCTTCCTCTGCCAGCCTCCTGGGCCACCCGCGCCTCCTGCAGGGCTCCTACGCGCCAGCCAGCCCGCCCGCGGGCGACACAGCGGCCATGGGTGTGCCCACAGGGATGGGCAAACCCACCAGCTCCAGCTCCTCCCTGCAgccccttgcccccaccccagagGCGGTCGACTACCGGACCAACGGGCAGGTGAAGCCCCCCTACTCCTACGCCACCCTCATAAGCATGGCTATGCGGGCCAGCCCAGAAGCCAAGCTCACTCTCTCGGCCATCTACGCCTGGATCACGGAGAACTTCTGCTACTACCGCCACGCAGAGCCCAGCTGGCAGGTGAGGCGGTGCCTGAGCGGCAGATGGTCTTGCaagcaggttcaatccccgtggGCAGAGTAAGggagagactcttgcctgaaaccctggagagccattgctgctggtcaatgtagaccaggggtcagcaaacttttttcagcaggggggccgtcCCCTGTCCATCAGGGGActtgtggggggacggactagattttgaaaaaaaaaaatgaacgaattcctatgccccacaaataacccagagatgcgcattttaaataaaagcacacattctactcatgtaaaaacaccaggcaggccccacaaataacccagagatgcattttaaataaaaggacacattctactcatgtaaaaacacgctgattcctgggctgtccgcgggccggattgagaaggcgattgggccacatccggcccccgggcctcagtttggggactcctgatgtagacaatactgagctaaatggaccaaggcAGAATGTTGTGTCCCTATGACAAAAGGCAGGAAGAGCCAGGCCCAGTGGGAAGGGGGAGACTGAGCTGGCCTCCCATCAGTATTGTGGACTTGCAAAAATGGGAAGCAagtttctccccctgccccagagGTGCCCTTCCCCATTCTGCTGGGCAGGAGGTGCTGCTGCAACCAGGGGCAGGTGGAGGTGGGTGCAGCGGAACATTCATCAGATGGGCACGAATATCTTCTGCCAGGGAGTTCTCTTGCAGGGTGAGAGACAAAGGGCAACTCAAATGATCCAGGGAACGGAGGGACTCCCTCAGGAAgtaaggttgcagcatttgggactttttagtttggggaaaatgcaaggaggaggcagctgttgAGAACATTAGGCGTGGCTTAGAGAAAGTGGATGTATAGAGaaaggttttcctccctctcctgcaaacgctagaacttgtgggcatgcAACAAAACTGAAGACAGGGAGGTTCAGGACAAAAATAGAAAGCAATTCTCCATGGGGCACAAAGttactatggaactccctgccacaagaggcagtgatgaccaccaacttggatggctttaaaagagtttGGGCAAATCCTTGGAGGGCAATCGGTGGCTACAAGGCACAATGCCAGTCGTCACTGGTTCTGGTGCGcagcaggtcctgcttgcagatttctgACGATAGGCATCTGGCTAGctcctgtgagagcaggataaggggccagtggcctgatcccgTAGGGCTCTCTGCATGCCCTTCTGctcacccctccctctcttccccttctccccatgGGCCTTTTGTCTCCTCCACAGAACTCCATTCGCCACAACCTGTCCTTGAACAAGTGCTTTCAGAAGGTGGCACGGCAGAAAGACGAGCCTGGCAAGGGGGGGTTCTGGCGGATCAACCCCCAGCACGCAGACAGGTTCATCAACGGGATATTCCGGCGGAGGCGGGTGCCAACCTTTCCCTGCATTTCGGCCACTCAGGCAACACCCCTCTTGCCTGCCTCCGGTGCAGAGCTGGGCTGCTTCCGAGGGAGGGGACGAGCACCCCTGCAAGAGGAACAGATGCCCCGGCTTCCCAGGGGGCAGCGCCACCTCGGTAAGTGCAAGCAGCAGCCAGGCCAGGGCACCAGCAAGGCTGCTTGGACTGGTGCCCGCTCGCCTCTGGCCTCTGTGGGCAGAGAGGGGGTGGCTCTGCCAGGGGACGTCAGCTGGGCATCAGTGTTGGAGGACACCTTCGTTGGCAGCGGGAGCAGCATCGAGGACCTGGAGCTGACGGCAGCCCTTGGCTCCCTGGCCGCCGAGGAGGTGGTCCTGGCCTCCCCTGACCAGCCAGTCAGTGCTCTGAGCCAAGAAGGTCCCCCTCACCCTGTCACAGCCCTGGTGGAAGACTTGACTCTGTATGCTGAGCCCCTGGGCCAAccgtggggggaggaggaaggagccacGGAGCCGCCACTGGGACCCCCCTGGGcctttgaggaggaggagggcggcacCTGCTTTGTCGAGGGCTTCCTAGCCGAGATGCAGCCGTGGGAAGCATGAGCTCTGCAGGCCCCCAAGAGGCAATGAGAAGATGCAGCACAAGCGGAAGTGGCTTTGGTTTGCAGCTGACCTCCCAGAGCAGAGAGGCTGGGGGTGTCTGCCATAGTTGTAGCCTTGCTCAATGCACGTCATGCTCTGGTGCGTATGGCAGCAGGTCACAGAGCGCCTGTATTCCCAAATGTCAAAAGGCACAACAGAGCTCCGTTAGCTCGGGATTTACAGCTTTTTCTGAAACCGGTGAGCACACTCTCAGAGGCGGAAGGATGGGCAAAGTGGGTCTGCCAAAGGGCTGGGGGCCAAGAAACCAGGGGGAAAGTGGCACGTCTCGTCCTCTCCCTATTCAGAAGACTTCAaggcctctccctccttcccttcttgtGCACGCAAAATCAATATCCTTTTTCCAAATCAACTTTGTAAGTAAATACATGCAAATAATTTTGTCTGAGAGCAGAGTCTGGTTTCTGCTTCGTTGAGCAGCCCCGACAGCCCATGGGAGCAGCTCCCATGCCAGGAAAGGGGTTTCGGCTAAGGCGTCTTGGCTAGCAGCTGAAAGGCAGGCCAGGAAGAGCATCGGGGCTCCCTTGGCAAACTCCCCGAAGATGccggtgggagggaggtgggcattTCCATGCCACACATGTGCTAAGGCATGTCCCAGCTGCACCTCTGCGCATGGGCAGGGAGGAAGGCAAACAGACTCTCCTTCCTGTGCTTTGGTGAAGAGATGGAAACCGGGCAGCAGACAAGCCTGGACCTGCCTCGGGCAGTTGGGCAAGTGCTCTGGAGACAAAGAGTGGCAGCCTGAGCCAAGACGGACAGTCGCATTGGCTGGGTGCTGGCTCATTGTTCCTCCAAACGGCCACCCTCCTCAGAGGAACAAACTGTCCTGCTCACCTGCCAGGGTGGGAAAGAGATCTGCAAGGGCAGGGGGCAGCGAGGCCTGGCTGAGAGCACAGCaccatcccctcccctcccctcccctcccctcccctccctggggcaccccacccaaggcagctgccgCCCCTGAAGGATAACAGGCGGGTCTCTCCTCCACCAGCCCCACTGAATGGATCACTGGCCTGGCATCTGGGTCAAAAGCGTTTGCCAGCGGATTTGACTGCAGTGCCAAGGGGTGAGTGGCAGATGTGGGCCACGTGCCAAGGCTGCTGCAGACCCACtcctgacttgggggggggggagaagggccAGGGGGGCAGAAGGCAAACCCAGAGCACTGCCACTCCCAACATTTATGTCACTCCTCTCAAGGTACCAACAGCCTGACTTGGGTCAGTGAAGGTACTGGAACTGCGTGTGTCCCCATCCACATGGTCAATGTGCCCCACCTGACATCAGGAAGGAAGAAACCAACAAGaaaaagccacttccagtcaccagcaTCAACCAGACTGACACAGGAGGGGTTTATTACTATAAATATAGAAACACATTGGCCCAGCTCTGCCCTCTGGGCCTGGAAAGAGAGTGCCCCCCCTCAAAGGCGGCAGTAGGGGGGGCAAAGAAGCAGCTGGCAGCCTCTTAGGCAGCTAGTCCACaaggacaccccccaccccaccgccttCTGGGTGAAGcagttgggaggaggaggagaaggcacaAGGCCACCTGGGCACAGCCCCAAACcgtggagctcaaggtgggggtGAACAGGCTCCTGCTCTGTGCCACAGGGAGCACAAGGGGGCGCCCACCAGATGCCCCGTCCTCAGGGCAAGAGAGGAAGCTGCAGGCTCTGCTGGGCAGGGAAAGGTTGGCTCTGCTGCTCTGCCCACAAATCCTGCAGCAAAGCAGCAGGtcgtggtggtggaggagggaggggtaGCTGTGGGGCAGAAGATGTAGGTCCCAGTGGGGAGCCTCAAGCCACTTCCAGCTGAGTCCCTCCAGCGCCCTCCCACCCTCACTGGCTGGCTTCCTCTCTGGAGTCCAGCCACCCCCCTGGCAGGAagtccatggaggaggaggaggaggaggggggcagcaaGTGCCTTGTGCCTGATCCACTTTCCCTTTCTGCAGGAGCAGGAAGAAGCCCCCTCCCCATGCGCCTAGGTGGGGGGTCCTGCCAGGAGCCCCAAGTGCCAGCCAGGTGCAGAGCAGACAggctggaaagcaggagggggaggggaatcaaagGCAGGGGGTTAAAAAGGCCAAGGGGCCACAGATATGTCCAAAGAGGgtagggagggggcaggaagagagCACAGCAAGGCAGGAGGAAATCTTTTCCACCACGAGCCTCACAGCCAATGCAGGGAGGGGGCATTGAATACCATGCATTTCTGTACAAAGACACAGAGGAGTcccttggagggaggggggagagtccTGGTCCGAGGCTGAGCCCCGCAGAGGGGGAATGTCTGTCTTGTGCCGCAGCATCGGAATCGGTGTCCCGTCAAGGATCCTTCGCtggtggaagagggagggaggcagagggggCTGCTTCCCCacaggcaggcaggaggaggagccgcccCAGAGGACGCCCCCGGGCGTTTGGCATTGTGAGCACCTCGGTGGTGGCGGCTTTCAAACCCAGAGCCAGGCGCTCAGGACGGGCTCTGCCCGCTTTCCACGCAGAGGCGGGGATTGTTGAACAGGAAGGGCTGCCCGGATTGGCTGGTCCCACGGCCAGGGAGGGTGCCAGCGAAGTCAGAAGATCCTgcggttggggtggggggggggagagaaagaggctgGCTCAGGAGccctggggctgctgctgctgctgctgacccgCTCAGCCCTCCTGCCCCCCAGGCAAAGGGCGCCCGACTCCAACACCCTGAGGTGGGTGCCTGGCCGCTGAAAGAGACCGCCAACAGCAGGGCGAAAGGTGCCCTGCGCATCTCAGCCCCCCCTTCTAGctgcccttccccaccctccctcccaagAGGCCCCCGCCAGCGTATAGGGAGGAAAGACGAGACGTACCAGCTTACTCCTCTATCCCAACAGAGCAGGAGTCCGGGCCGAGGGCTGCCCAGGCAGGGCAGACAGAAAGGGGGGAGACGTTAGAAAAAGCGATCAGAAAAGACGGACAGACGCCCCCTTGCTGTGCCATGGGTGGGCATCAGGTGGTGCCCAAGAGCGGGGCGGAGGCCTCTTCTGCAACCCACCACAAGCCTCaccctctgcctctgagcctcTTCTGGCCCCCTCTGCATGTGCGCCCCACCCCCGTTCCCAGTTGCCCTCCTCCTTGTGCCACACCGACGGGCCCTGCATGGCGTGGATGTACAGAACAGGGCCATGGCTGCCGCACAGAGAGCAGCAGCGATGCAAAGGCAGCCGGGCCATGGCTGCAGGAGCAGGAAAAGCCAgggtgggggggcaggtgggTCAGGGCACTTCCTTCTTGGCCAAGTGAGGGCATCATCCCCCTCTCAGCGGGGGGAAAGGAAGCGCCAGTCACCACCGAGGGCTCCTTTCGGCGTTACCTGGCAGGTAGACGTCCGCTGGCAGCTCGCTCTCCAGGATGGGGAGGCTGCTGGGGTCACaggtgccgccgccgctgctctcCTGGACAAGGGCCTCCACAGAGGGAGGCTGGGCAcctgggggaggaagaaagaaggggaaacCTCAGCGCCTTGGCATGCTGCTGCCACTCCCTCGCTTTGGCCGGGGGGCCCCGGGTCAAGGGTTTACCAAAGGccttcacatttctgcatttcTTATCTAATTCTTATCTACTGGTTCTCCtgcccttctcatttaatccccacaacaaccctgcgaggtaggtgaagGCGAAAGAGACGGCGACAGTCCCAAGGCCAcagccagtgagcttcgtggccaaaTGGGGATTTAGACCGtggtgtctcccaggtcctagtacagcactctaaccactacacgtTGCTCTCGTGCTTGCTCCACTTTGCCCAAGCTGCCCCTCCAGGGGACC
The sequence above is drawn from the Lacerta agilis isolate rLacAgi1 chromosome 13, rLacAgi1.pri, whole genome shotgun sequence genome and encodes:
- the NUDT16L1 gene encoding LOW QUALITY PROTEIN: tudor-interacting repair regulator protein (The sequence of the model RefSeq protein was modified relative to this genomic sequence to represent the inferred CDS: substituted 1 base at 1 genomic stop codon), which codes for MAKRAPPGPRWSHSCLAPHPGMLFGRIPLRYAVLVMGMVRVPLYNRKDRMGGLPSFLGNSFISTAKFXLLYALKVLNMVPVEKLAEAVAATQKPQKPSSEAASATPTTAPASSPAAFWTNSQAGAM
- the LOC117056302 gene encoding forkhead box protein J1-B-like, with protein sequence QLGAEPWGASCGAGAVDDSLTNLQWLQGFSFLTASPEKPSSASLLGHPRLLQGSYAPASPPAGDTAAMGVPTGMGKPTSSSSSLQPLAPTPEAVDYRTNGQVKPPYSYATLISMAMRASPEAKLTLSAIYAWITENFCYYRHAEPSWQNSIRHNLSLNKCFQKVARQKDEPGKGGFWRINPQHADRFINGIFRRRRVPTFPCISATQATPLLPASGAELGCFRGRGRAPLQEEQMPRLPRGQRHLGKCKQQPGQGTSKAAWTGARSPLASVGREGVALPGDVSWASVLEDTFVGSGSSIEDLELTAALGSLAAEEVVLASPDQPVSALSQEGPPHPVTALVEDLTLYAEPLGQPWGEEEGATEPPLGPPWAFEEEEGGTCFVEGFLAEMQPWEA